From a single Rosa rugosa chromosome 7, drRosRugo1.1, whole genome shotgun sequence genomic region:
- the LOC133723332 gene encoding uncharacterized protein LOC133723332, whose protein sequence is MGREVSESCVDSLLTEMVSMYCNRFYANKPELAASRIDAIGYQVGHQLSERYTMERPRFTDHLDAIKFICKDFWSELFKKQIDNLKTNHRGTFVLQDNRFRWLSRMSLDPSAENGDVSQEDSEASAENKAAQVPNMHLHFSCGVIKGALHNLGIACAVSADTSHLPACSFVVRIKP, encoded by the exons atggggaGAGAGGTCTCAGAGAGCTGCGTGGATAGTCTACTCACAGAGATGGTCTCCATGTACTGCAATCGCTTTTACGCCAATAAGCCCGAGCTTGCTGCAAGTAGGATCGACGCTATTGGCTACCAGGTCGGCCACCAGCTCTCCGAGAG GTATACAATGGAGCGGCCTCGGTTTACTGATCATCTCGATGCAATTAAGTTCATCTGCAAGGATTTCTGGTCTGAGCTTTTCAAGAAGCAGATAGACAACTTGAAGACCAATCATAGG GGTACCTTTGTGTTGCAAGATAATCGGTTTCGGTGGCTTTCACGCATGTCTCTTGATCCGTCTGCTGAAAATGGAGACGTGTCTCAAGAAGATTCTGAGGCCTCAGCTGAAAACAAGGCGGCACAAGTACCAAACATGCATCTCCATTTCTCTTGTGGAGTCATAAAAGGGGCTCTTCATAACTTGGGGATTGCTTGTGCTGTTTCTGCAGATACTTCCCACCTCCCTGCAT GTTCATTTGTGGTTCGTATAAAACCCTGA